A single region of the Micropterus dolomieu isolate WLL.071019.BEF.003 ecotype Adirondacks linkage group LG18, ASM2129224v1, whole genome shotgun sequence genome encodes:
- the gcnt7 gene encoding beta-1,3-galactosyl-O-glycosyl-glycoprotein beta-1,6-N-acetylglucosaminyltransferase 7, with protein MCKLDWKKCSFLLCLGMSIICSAIYLRTRFVTKPKHLASPSDKPLSTECRAFLPHMEDGVKWYNHKGQVESYILNSCINCSNLIRDLHFITRPLSREEEDYPLAFIVTVHKELELFVRLLRAIYMPQNVYCIHVDAKAPWKYRAAVQKLVSCFNNTFLSSRSETVTYAGFSRLQADLNCMTELARSKVGWRKVVNLCGQDFPVKSNLELVQYMQIERWRDRNMTPGIKQPASMKHRTALQHIEIRGSHVALKGSGLKKGPPPHNLQVYFGTAYYALTRAFVDFVLESPIARDLLEWSKDTYSPDEHYWVTVNHIKEAPGSHIDGGWAGDIRAIKWRDQEGRVHNGCKGHYVRDICIYGANDLPWIIKRNSMFANKFESNTYPEALDCLEQWHRNKVLKQATVPIQQSWLLATQGNCNSYFNSSA; from the exons ATGTGCAAGCTTGACTGGAAGAAATGCAGCTTCCTGTTGTGCCTGGGGATGAGTATTATCTGTTCAGCCATTTACTTGAGGACCAGATTCGTGACAAAGCCAAAGCACCTTGCAAGTCCAAGTGACAAGCCCCTTTCCACTGAATGTAGAGCTTTTCTGCCCCACATGGAGGATGGAGTCAAGTGGTACAACCATAAAGGCCAG GTGGAAAGCTATATTTTGAATAGCTGCATCAATTGTTCCAATTTGATCAGAGACCTACACTTCATCACAAGACCTCTGAGCCGTGAGGAGGAGGACTACCCTTTAGCTTTCATTGTGACTGTTCACAAGGAGCTCGAGCTTTTTGTGCGCCTCTTGCGGGCCATTTACATGCCGCAAAACGTCTACTGCATTCACGTGGATGCCAAGGCTCCATGGAAGTACAGGGCTGCTGTACAGAAGCTAGTCAGCTGCTTTAATAACACCTTCCTGTCCAGCCGCAGCGAGACAGTGACGTACGCTGGGTTTTCCCGTCTGCAAGCAGACTTGAACTGCATGACGGAGCTAGCAAGGTCCAAGGTAGGCTGGAGGAAGGTGGTGAATCTGTGTGGACAGGATTTCCCTGTCAAGAGCAACTTGGAACTGGTGCAGTACATGCAGATCGAAAGGTGGAGGGATCGAAACATGACGCCTGGGATTAAGCAGCCGGCGTCTATGAAGCACAGGACTGCGCTCCAGCATATTGAAATCAGGGGGTCACATGTAGCTTTGAAAGGGTCGGGACTGAAGAAAGGTCCTCCTCCACACAATCTGCAAGTTTATTTTGGAACAGCGTACTATGCTCTTACAAGGGCTTTTGTAGACTTTGTTCTGGAAAGCCCAATTGCACGCGACCTCTTGGAGTGGTCTAAAGATACGTACAGTCCAGACGAGCACTACTGGGTGACAGTCAACCACATAAAAG AGGCTCCAGGCAGCCACATAGATGGAGGTTGGGCAGGAGACATCCGGGCAATCAAGTGGAGGGATCAAGAGGGAAGGGTACACAACGGCTGCAAAG GGCATTACGTTCGAGACATCTGTATCTATGGTGCGAATGACCTGCCATGGATCATCAAAAGGAACAGCATGTTTGCAAATAAGTTTGAGAGTAATACCTATCCTGAGGCACTGGACTGCCTGGAGCAGTGGCACAGGAACAAGGTGCTGAAACAGGCAACTGTTCCCATACAGCAATCATGGCTGCTGGCCACACAGGGAAACTGTAACAGCTACTTCAACAGCAGTGCTTGA